A genomic window from Nocardioides sp. BP30 includes:
- a CDS encoding AAA family ATPase: MIILLSGPIAVGKTSVAAALTQAGAARLVTVRSALLEVLGLASAGRALMQREGAALDQRTSGRWLLHYLEQRTDLTNDDFVVDSLRTVRQTEPLLGYFADARLVYLTAHEETRRARYAAAAATDPLKRAVPFDAAMQHRTEIEVVALGALAHASIATDDLEVEELANEIIARLT; the protein is encoded by the coding sequence ATGATCATCCTCCTCTCCGGTCCGATCGCCGTCGGGAAGACCTCGGTTGCCGCCGCCTTGACGCAGGCCGGCGCCGCTCGTCTCGTCACCGTTCGCTCCGCGCTCCTGGAGGTTCTCGGTCTTGCATCGGCCGGTCGCGCGCTCATGCAGCGAGAAGGAGCCGCCCTCGACCAGCGCACGTCAGGTCGATGGCTCCTCCACTACCTCGAGCAGCGAACAGATCTGACCAACGACGACTTCGTTGTCGACAGTCTGCGTACCGTGCGTCAAACCGAGCCGTTGCTCGGGTACTTCGCCGATGCACGGCTGGTCTACCTGACTGCCCACGAAGAGACGCGCCGGGCACGGTATGCCGCAGCGGCCGCGACCGACCCGCTCAAGCGAGCCGTCCCGTTCGACGCGGCGATGCAGCATCGAACCGAGATCGAGGTTGTTGCTCTCGGTGCGTTGGCGCACGCGTCGATCGCTACCGATGACCTGGAAGTCGAGGAACTGGCGAACGAGATCATCGCGCGCCTTACCTGA
- a CDS encoding ATP-binding protein, protein MAQLEDFAAARVRVLEFLRAQRASIGHFWDEVDDVFFRTDADKQESGPKSDRTRTAGVHRLTSTVTCIESLLEAPAWDLTTGEVWTNEHASEVLSSFISHALTTQEGWQSDDAAWVYCRVRTLGSAMRLLDVDSATWDDARRTNLRALIEQAWQSRFDDGGSFGLREATASPIGNLGLGEKAGPRQYPANAFLTYWGLLAAKLASDANLLSTEEDAPTSPRSLAAAEDWLQEALASQVAFHFNRSRFADPQQLIWALCGLVRFGDPRNLSNSVSVEHELMIAGLRAFFEQQDRGTWATGAPLFHYKNAGNAYAYVFETLAELVSLATSREVGEAAAAALAEALKSHSAELVAALDYAEATGQLLGTDGRGWSSGHHPHRNSPESWATASVYRFAQGLRRLIGSWSSQAARTALGARTPTANLHTLRDRGSSWDLGHGTAGGFLSTAFVHPVQMATRKADNVARFWLDPDERVLEETQARSAMLFGPPGTGKTKLVEAVAGAIGWDFIEITPAQFLDRGVDYVSAQADVIFRQAMELDRCVILLDEIDELIQQRTHEAETIERFFTTTMLPRLAKLWDARKVLFFVNTNNIKRVDSAIVRSQRFDAARMILPPGYASKRQWLADQGYTLLVDEDTIRNALLDPKTLPPVATGIGWLALVRYDQYGAIGRELKSDGQGAAVDAGRLRAALQPIARELRRLDWHDGTTWAEDDEEGVPLPNVSELFQFERRDARMVMWARIDGLTDEKVAEILASVGSTPNDDHALYKLGGETWISMGAPDNPEAWATSLGLELQPHGYLRIATAASMSAKDLADEINETAPPES, encoded by the coding sequence GTGGCCCAACTCGAAGACTTTGCTGCCGCCCGTGTCCGTGTCCTTGAGTTCCTCCGGGCGCAGCGTGCGAGCATCGGACACTTCTGGGACGAAGTCGATGATGTCTTCTTCCGGACTGACGCTGACAAGCAGGAGTCGGGCCCTAAGTCGGACCGCACACGGACGGCCGGTGTTCACCGGCTGACAAGCACGGTTACCTGTATCGAGTCACTGCTCGAAGCACCCGCGTGGGACCTTACGACTGGCGAGGTGTGGACGAACGAGCACGCGTCAGAGGTGCTGTCGTCGTTCATTTCCCACGCCTTAACCACCCAAGAGGGTTGGCAAAGCGACGACGCCGCATGGGTGTATTGCCGGGTGCGTACGCTCGGAAGCGCGATGCGGCTACTGGACGTCGACTCGGCTACCTGGGACGACGCACGGCGAACCAACCTCCGTGCGCTCATCGAGCAGGCCTGGCAGTCTCGGTTCGATGACGGCGGAAGTTTCGGGCTCAGAGAGGCGACCGCATCGCCGATCGGAAATTTGGGGCTCGGCGAGAAGGCCGGGCCGCGGCAATATCCGGCGAACGCGTTCCTGACCTACTGGGGTCTACTGGCCGCGAAGCTTGCGTCCGACGCAAACCTCCTTTCAACCGAGGAGGACGCACCGACGTCTCCGCGCTCACTCGCCGCGGCTGAGGACTGGCTCCAAGAGGCACTCGCTTCACAAGTGGCCTTCCACTTCAACCGATCCCGCTTCGCTGATCCGCAACAGTTGATTTGGGCCCTTTGCGGCCTTGTCCGTTTCGGTGATCCGCGGAACCTGTCGAACTCAGTCTCGGTCGAACACGAACTCATGATCGCCGGCCTGCGCGCGTTCTTCGAACAGCAAGATCGTGGAACGTGGGCAACGGGCGCACCACTCTTCCACTACAAGAACGCCGGGAACGCGTACGCGTACGTGTTTGAGACACTCGCCGAACTCGTCTCGCTCGCCACCAGCCGGGAGGTCGGCGAAGCAGCCGCCGCCGCGCTCGCCGAGGCGCTCAAGAGCCACAGCGCCGAGCTGGTGGCCGCGCTCGACTATGCCGAGGCGACGGGCCAGCTCTTGGGTACCGACGGACGTGGGTGGTCCTCAGGCCATCACCCCCACCGCAACAGTCCGGAGAGTTGGGCGACCGCTTCCGTATACAGGTTCGCACAGGGACTTCGGCGACTCATTGGCAGTTGGAGCTCTCAGGCCGCTCGCACGGCTCTGGGTGCGCGAACGCCAACCGCGAACCTCCACACGCTTCGCGACCGGGGCTCGTCTTGGGATCTAGGCCATGGAACGGCGGGCGGATTCCTATCGACCGCGTTCGTGCATCCGGTACAGATGGCGACGAGGAAGGCGGACAACGTCGCGCGGTTTTGGCTTGATCCTGATGAGCGCGTTCTCGAAGAGACCCAGGCTCGGTCAGCAATGCTCTTCGGGCCACCCGGAACGGGAAAGACAAAGCTGGTCGAAGCTGTGGCCGGTGCGATCGGCTGGGACTTCATTGAGATCACGCCAGCCCAGTTCCTCGATCGGGGGGTCGACTATGTCAGCGCACAAGCTGACGTGATCTTTCGTCAGGCGATGGAGCTCGACCGCTGCGTCATTCTCCTCGATGAGATCGATGAGCTGATCCAGCAGCGAACCCACGAAGCGGAAACCATCGAACGCTTCTTCACCACGACGATGCTTCCGCGCCTTGCGAAGCTATGGGACGCCCGCAAGGTCCTGTTCTTCGTGAACACGAACAACATTAAACGCGTCGACAGCGCCATCGTCCGCAGTCAGCGGTTCGACGCAGCGCGGATGATCCTTCCGCCCGGATACGCGAGCAAGCGGCAGTGGCTGGCCGACCAGGGCTACACCCTCTTGGTGGATGAGGACACAATCCGGAACGCCCTCCTTGACCCGAAGACTCTGCCGCCCGTCGCGACGGGCATCGGATGGCTCGCACTCGTCCGTTACGACCAGTACGGTGCCATCGGGCGTGAGCTGAAGTCGGACGGACAGGGAGCCGCCGTCGACGCCGGTCGGCTGCGTGCCGCGCTCCAACCGATCGCACGCGAACTTCGCCGTCTGGACTGGCACGACGGCACGACCTGGGCAGAGGACGACGAGGAAGGCGTGCCGCTTCCTAACGTAAGCGAACTGTTCCAATTCGAACGCCGCGACGCGCGGATGGTGATGTGGGCGAGGATCGATGGGCTAACGGACGAGAAGGTGGCCGAGATTCTGGCTTCCGTCGGTTCAACGCCGAATGACGATCACGCTCTCTACAAGCTGGGCGGCGAGACATGGATCTCGATGGGCGCACCCGATAACCCCGAAGCTTGGGCCACATCACTGGGACTTGAACTGCAGCCGCACGGCTACTTGCGGATCGCCACCGCGGCTTCGATGTCGGCGAAGGACCTTGCGGATGAGATCAATGAGACCGCGCCACCAGAGAGCTGA
- a CDS encoding MazG nucleotide pyrophosphohydrolase domain-containing protein: MVRAPAPQSDGGSSPANTAPPQGASVEADRPLRVVLCGSFRRDRVRLAETFNILMDTYEVLSPLGIDFVDPDAEFVRLRHELNASATEIEEQHLSALVEADFVWLHAPEGYIGASAMFELGHAKALGIPIFSDNPPTEETYEAWVTVVSDPTEVALTQELKAPGNGLRGLQHYYERAAARRGWDSETVQDTLLLMTEEMGELARAVRKSIGLSRNHDWDGQDVAEELADLQLYLVHLSSSLGVDLAEAVTRKEAVNAARAAAAPSVA, encoded by the coding sequence GTGGTGCGGGCGCCCGCACCGCAGTCCGACGGAGGATCGTCGCCCGCAAATACCGCCCCGCCTCAGGGTGCAAGCGTTGAGGCCGACCGACCGCTACGCGTCGTACTTTGCGGCTCGTTCCGCCGCGACCGTGTCCGGCTCGCTGAGACGTTCAACATCCTGATGGACACCTACGAGGTGCTTTCCCCGCTCGGGATCGACTTCGTTGACCCAGACGCAGAGTTCGTCCGGCTGCGGCACGAGCTGAACGCCTCCGCAACTGAAATTGAGGAGCAGCATCTCTCTGCGCTTGTCGAGGCGGACTTCGTCTGGCTACACGCGCCCGAGGGATACATCGGAGCTAGCGCGATGTTCGAGCTCGGACACGCGAAGGCCCTCGGCATTCCGATCTTTTCTGACAACCCGCCGACCGAGGAGACCTACGAGGCGTGGGTGACAGTCGTCTCTGATCCGACCGAGGTTGCTCTCACCCAAGAACTGAAAGCGCCCGGCAACGGATTGCGCGGTCTTCAGCACTACTACGAACGTGCCGCCGCCCGTCGTGGTTGGGACAGCGAAACGGTCCAAGACACCCTGCTGCTCATGACCGAGGAGATGGGTGAACTGGCACGTGCGGTCCGTAAGTCCATCGGACTCTCGCGCAACCATGACTGGGATGGACAAGACGTCGCTGAAGAACTCGCAGACCTCCAGCTGTACCTGGTCCACCTTTCGAGCAGTCTCGGCGTTGACCTCGCGGAGGCCGTTACGCGCAAGGAGGCTGTGAACGCGGCGCGTGCTGCAGCCGCTCCATCGGTCGCTTGA
- a CDS encoding DNA alkylation repair protein has protein sequence MHAVTSFEPAFIQAERRGARRLADVTSDALRELEAGGASANHIEQMAMDMGALLASTVPSQAHRAQEMRIPNFLGRMRAGAAILWAEYGEDVYGQAARWSSDTVRGWVAFSIPMTSRPIATQLALGQGFAADPHFAVREWAWLSLRPIVAAHLDVAIAELERFAEDPDPRVRRFASEVIRPRGVWSTHITLLKDEPGLALPILDRLINDRNRYVQDSVANWLNDASKSQPAWVTQHLECWHTRYGDDIAYVRRRALRTLRRGQSQV, from the coding sequence GTGCACGCGGTTACCAGTTTCGAGCCGGCCTTCATCCAGGCCGAGCGACGCGGGGCAAGACGTCTCGCCGACGTAACCAGCGACGCACTTCGTGAGCTTGAGGCCGGGGGCGCGAGCGCGAACCACATCGAACAGATGGCGATGGACATGGGCGCGTTACTCGCATCCACGGTTCCGTCGCAGGCCCACCGCGCGCAGGAGATGCGGATACCGAACTTCTTGGGCCGGATGCGGGCGGGCGCGGCGATCCTATGGGCCGAGTACGGCGAGGACGTCTACGGGCAGGCGGCGCGATGGTCGAGCGACACGGTGCGTGGTTGGGTCGCGTTCAGCATCCCGATGACCTCGCGCCCCATTGCGACGCAACTCGCACTCGGACAGGGCTTCGCGGCGGACCCACATTTCGCCGTGCGTGAGTGGGCATGGCTCTCTCTTCGTCCGATTGTCGCGGCGCACCTCGATGTTGCGATTGCAGAGCTCGAAAGATTCGCCGAGGACCCGGACCCGCGCGTGCGGCGATTCGCATCCGAGGTCATCCGTCCACGCGGAGTCTGGAGCACACATATAACGCTCCTCAAGGACGAGCCTGGCCTGGCGCTACCGATCCTTGATCGCCTAATCAACGATCGAAACCGCTACGTACAGGATTCGGTCGCGAACTGGCTCAACGACGCATCGAAGAGCCAGCCAGCGTGGGTCACGCAGCACCTCGAATGCTGGCACACAAGATACGGGGACGACATCGCTTACGTTCGCCGACGAGCACTGCGCACCCTTCGGCGCGGCCAATCGCAAGTCTGA
- a CDS encoding sulfatase-like hydrolase/transferase has product MRTYLEGERFPGEIGRTWEDSEPAFPMPPTAPADAPNVSYVIIDDIGFGWIEPFGGLIRTPNTDRLAQDGLKYTNFTTTGC; this is encoded by the coding sequence ATGAGGACCTACCTCGAGGGCGAGCGGTTCCCTGGCGAGATCGGACGCACGTGGGAGGACTCCGAGCCGGCCTTCCCGATGCCACCGACCGCGCCGGCCGACGCCCCGAACGTCTCGTACGTCATCATCGACGACATCGGGTTCGGCTGGATCGAGCCGTTCGGAGGGCTGATCCGGACCCCGAACACCGACCGCCTGGCTCAGGACGGGTTGAAGTACACCAACTTCACGACGACCGGCTGCTGA
- a CDS encoding purine-cytosine permease family protein, translating to MSQSTESTLAIEQRTIDHIPVHERHGKARDLFTIWFGSNIMLLTVATGVVATAVYGLNVWAAIIALVLGNAVGAVVMALHAAQGPQMGVPQMLQTRAQFGSYGSLLIVVLVIFMYVGFFASNTVLGGQAIASLFGIDETVAIIAIGAISALGAVVGYRLIHALGGLMSLVAGIVMVLAFVWVLFVHHLPAGTMHAGGFTVSGFMGTVSLAALWQIAYAPYVSDYTRYMPRDTGVRPAFWATYWGCTLGSLFPMILGGLVGAALPDADTVTGLHDLSGGIGGLVVGVFGIGIAITNSMNLYCGALSTITVGQTLAPHWKPKAGTRAVISIALCAVALVMGIAGKDNFLVNFTNFMLLLLCVLVPWTAVNLVDYYAIKHGVYDIESLFEADGGRYGRVNVIAVSCYVLGIAIQLPFIDTTIWEGPIAKSLGGVDISWIVGLLVICPLYYVLMKRFPRLSGVRVEAVEVA from the coding sequence ATGTCCCAGTCCACAGAGTCAACCCTCGCGATCGAGCAGCGCACGATCGACCACATTCCCGTGCACGAGCGGCACGGCAAGGCACGTGACCTGTTCACCATCTGGTTCGGGTCGAACATCATGCTGCTCACGGTCGCGACCGGGGTGGTCGCCACCGCCGTCTACGGCCTGAACGTCTGGGCGGCGATCATCGCCCTGGTCCTCGGCAACGCCGTCGGAGCGGTCGTGATGGCCCTGCACGCGGCGCAGGGACCGCAGATGGGCGTGCCGCAGATGCTGCAGACGCGGGCCCAGTTCGGCTCCTACGGCAGCCTGCTGATCGTCGTACTGGTGATCTTCATGTACGTCGGCTTCTTCGCCTCCAACACCGTGCTCGGCGGCCAGGCGATCGCCTCCCTGTTCGGGATCGACGAGACCGTCGCGATCATCGCCATCGGTGCGATCAGCGCGCTCGGTGCGGTGGTCGGCTACCGCCTCATCCATGCCCTCGGCGGGTTGATGAGCCTGGTCGCCGGCATCGTCATGGTGCTCGCGTTCGTCTGGGTGCTCTTCGTCCACCACCTCCCCGCGGGCACCATGCACGCCGGCGGCTTCACCGTCTCGGGCTTCATGGGCACCGTCTCACTCGCGGCGCTGTGGCAGATCGCCTACGCGCCGTACGTCTCGGACTACACCCGCTACATGCCGCGCGACACAGGGGTGCGGCCGGCGTTCTGGGCCACCTACTGGGGCTGCACGCTCGGCTCGCTCTTCCCGATGATCCTCGGCGGCCTGGTCGGTGCCGCGCTGCCGGACGCCGACACCGTGACCGGCCTGCACGACCTGAGTGGCGGCATCGGCGGGCTGGTGGTCGGCGTCTTCGGCATCGGCATCGCGATCACCAACTCGATGAACCTCTACTGCGGGGCCCTCTCGACGATCACCGTCGGACAGACGCTGGCGCCGCACTGGAAGCCGAAGGCCGGCACCCGCGCCGTCATCTCGATCGCGCTGTGCGCCGTCGCCCTGGTGATGGGCATCGCCGGCAAGGACAACTTCCTGGTGAACTTCACGAACTTCATGCTCCTGCTGCTGTGCGTGCTGGTGCCGTGGACGGCGGTCAACCTGGTCGACTACTACGCGATCAAGCACGGCGTCTACGACATCGAGTCGCTCTTCGAGGCCGACGGCGGCCGCTACGGGCGGGTCAACGTCATCGCCGTCAGCTGCTACGTGCTGGGCATCGCGATCCAGCTGCCCTTCATCGACACCACGATCTGGGAGGGACCGATCGCGAAGTCACTCGGCGGGGTCGACATCTCCTGGATCGTCGGGCTGCTGGTCATCTGCCCGCTCTACTACGTGCTGATGAAGCGGTTCCCGCGCCTGTCCGGCGTACGCGTCGAGGCCGTCGAGGTCGCCTGA
- a CDS encoding GMC family oxidoreductase produces the protein MTTYDYVVVGGGTAGSLLAGRLSEDPAVSVALVEWGPDDADEPRAHSIRRWAEMLEGEYDLDYRSVPQERGNSNIRQARMRILGGCSTANTMISWRTLAADLDDWVARGAAGWGAEIVQPYYERLLTPIVPVAPADRNPFVAEMVEAASTALDLPVKERWNDGSLDEEAVGTGFFEIGYTPETNLRSSTSQHYLPTALRAERPNLTVLLGRRVTRLVLDGTRVAGVETSEGLVVEAVRETILCCGAIDSPRLLQLSGIGPKAVLEEAGVPVVVDLPGVGENLMDHAEGLIVWEARDVPPVSVSATGWDAGALVVVDEPRNRPDILMHFPVEAVADHAVSYGVELPERIVAIAPNVAVPASRGRVWITSADPEAAPSIDYRYFTDPEGHDERILVEGIRLARRIAATEPLARHLVREVFPGSERQTDAELGEILRATHQTVYHVSGTCRIGADDDPMAVLSPDLTVRGVEGLRVVDASVFPQLVSTNPVVTVMLVAERAVDLIRSSGATPEGRRAEA, from the coding sequence ATGACGACCTATGACTACGTCGTCGTGGGAGGCGGTACGGCGGGATCCCTGCTCGCCGGTCGCCTGTCCGAGGACCCGGCCGTCTCGGTGGCGCTGGTCGAGTGGGGGCCCGACGACGCGGACGAGCCGCGCGCGCACTCCATCCGGCGCTGGGCGGAGATGCTCGAGGGCGAGTACGACCTCGACTACCGCAGCGTGCCGCAGGAGCGCGGCAACTCGAACATCCGCCAGGCGCGGATGCGGATCCTGGGCGGGTGCTCGACGGCGAACACGATGATCTCGTGGCGGACGCTCGCCGCCGACCTGGACGACTGGGTCGCCCGCGGCGCCGCGGGTTGGGGCGCCGAGATCGTGCAGCCCTACTACGAGCGGCTGCTGACGCCGATCGTCCCGGTCGCCCCGGCGGACCGCAACCCCTTCGTCGCGGAGATGGTCGAGGCCGCTTCCACAGCGCTCGACCTGCCGGTCAAGGAGCGCTGGAACGACGGCTCCCTGGATGAGGAGGCCGTCGGGACAGGGTTCTTCGAGATCGGGTACACGCCCGAGACCAACCTGCGCTCCTCGACCTCGCAGCACTACCTGCCGACGGCGCTGCGTGCCGAGCGGCCCAACCTCACGGTCCTGCTCGGCCGGCGGGTGACCCGGCTGGTCCTCGACGGCACCCGGGTCGCAGGGGTCGAGACGTCCGAGGGACTCGTGGTCGAGGCCGTGCGGGAGACGATCCTGTGCTGCGGCGCGATCGACTCGCCGCGGCTGCTCCAGCTCTCGGGCATCGGGCCGAAGGCCGTCCTCGAGGAGGCGGGTGTCCCCGTCGTGGTCGACCTGCCGGGTGTAGGCGAGAACCTGATGGATCACGCCGAGGGTCTCATCGTCTGGGAGGCGAGGGACGTGCCGCCGGTCTCGGTCAGCGCGACCGGCTGGGACGCCGGGGCCCTGGTGGTGGTGGACGAGCCGCGCAACCGGCCCGACATCCTCATGCACTTCCCGGTCGAGGCGGTCGCCGACCACGCCGTCTCCTACGGGGTCGAGCTGCCCGAGCGGATCGTCGCGATCGCACCGAACGTCGCCGTACCGGCGAGCCGGGGCCGGGTCTGGATCACCAGCGCCGACCCGGAGGCGGCACCGTCGATCGACTACCGCTACTTCACCGACCCCGAGGGCCATGACGAGCGGATCCTCGTCGAAGGCATCCGGCTCGCACGCCGGATCGCCGCGACCGAGCCGCTGGCCCGCCATCTCGTGCGCGAGGTCTTCCCGGGATCCGAGCGGCAGACGGATGCCGAGCTCGGCGAGATCCTGCGGGCGACCCACCAGACCGTCTACCACGTCTCCGGCACCTGCAGGATCGGCGCGGACGACGACCCGATGGCGGTGCTCTCCCCCGACCTGACCGTCCGGGGCGTGGAGGGGCTGCGCGTCGTCGACGCGTCGGTCTTCCCGCAACTGGTCTCCACCAACCCCGTCGTCACGGTGATGCTCGTCGCCGAGCGGGCCGTGGACCTGATCCGAAGCAGTGGCGCTACCCCTGAAGGAAGGCGAGCAGAAGCGTGA
- a CDS encoding flavin-containing monooxygenase: MTSEDVEVVVIGAGQAGIAMSEHLGNAGIPHVVLERARIAEKWRTGRWDSLVANGPAWHDRFPSLSFDSDPDGFPAKDEVASYFETYAATIGAPVRTGVEVTSVTKNEGAPGFRVETATGTLNARYVVSATGAFHTPVIPPVVPAGTGVEQIHSAAYRNPGQLPAGGVLVVGAGSSGVQIAAELRASGRDVFLSVGPHDRPPRRYRGRDFVWWLGVLGKWDATTPPLGAEHVTIAVSGADGGRTVDFRDLAAAGITLVGRTRACRSGVVEFEDDLARNIHAGDANLLALLAEADAYVERNGLDLPAEPEAHVLGPDPACVTDPLARLDLAEAGIGSIVWATGYGQDFSWLKVDAFDGAGRPRHQRGVGAEPGVYFLGLPWLSRRGSSFIWGVWHDAKYIADQIVIQRGYAAAYSHAE, encoded by the coding sequence GTGACGAGTGAAGACGTCGAGGTCGTCGTGATCGGCGCCGGACAGGCCGGGATCGCGATGAGCGAGCACCTGGGCAACGCAGGCATCCCGCACGTCGTCCTCGAGCGGGCCCGCATCGCCGAGAAGTGGCGGACGGGACGCTGGGACTCGCTGGTGGCCAACGGCCCCGCCTGGCACGACCGGTTCCCGAGCCTCTCCTTCGACTCCGACCCCGACGGGTTCCCGGCCAAGGACGAGGTCGCGAGCTACTTCGAGACCTACGCGGCCACGATCGGAGCACCGGTGCGAACCGGCGTCGAGGTGACGTCGGTGACCAAGAACGAGGGCGCTCCCGGCTTCCGGGTGGAGACCGCGACGGGCACCCTGAACGCCCGTTACGTCGTCTCGGCGACGGGTGCGTTCCACACGCCGGTGATCCCGCCGGTGGTCCCGGCCGGCACCGGCGTCGAGCAGATCCACTCGGCGGCGTACCGCAATCCCGGCCAGCTGCCGGCCGGAGGCGTGCTGGTGGTCGGTGCCGGCTCGTCCGGGGTCCAGATCGCCGCCGAGCTCCGCGCCTCGGGACGGGACGTCTTCTTGTCGGTCGGGCCGCACGACCGGCCGCCGCGGCGATACCGCGGACGGGACTTCGTGTGGTGGCTCGGCGTGCTGGGCAAGTGGGACGCGACCACGCCGCCCCTGGGTGCCGAGCACGTCACCATCGCCGTCAGCGGCGCCGACGGCGGCCGCACCGTCGACTTCCGCGACCTGGCCGCGGCCGGGATCACCCTGGTCGGCCGCACCCGTGCCTGCCGGTCCGGCGTGGTCGAGTTCGAGGACGATCTCGCCCGCAACATCCACGCCGGCGACGCCAACCTCCTCGCCCTGCTCGCCGAGGCCGACGCGTACGTCGAGCGCAACGGCCTCGACCTTCCGGCCGAGCCGGAGGCGCACGTCCTGGGGCCCGACCCCGCCTGCGTGACTGACCCCCTCGCCCGGCTCGACCTGGCGGAGGCCGGGATCGGGTCCATCGTCTGGGCCACCGGCTACGGCCAGGACTTCTCCTGGCTCAAGGTCGACGCCTTCGACGGGGCCGGCCGGCCGAGGCACCAGCGAGGCGTGGGTGCCGAGCCGGGTGTCTACTTCCTCGGACTGCCCTGGCTCTCGCGCCGCGGCTCCAGCTTCATCTGGGGTGTGTGGCACGACGCCAAGTACATCGCCGACCAGATCGTGATCCAGCGCGGCTACGCCGCCGCCTACAGCCACGCCGAATAA
- a CDS encoding RidA family protein, whose product MTHHTRIRPFNTKDTYPEQNLDNDLCQAVVANGVVYIRGQIGQDLDTRESVGIGDVEAQTEKAMANIKMLVEEAGGSLEDIVKVVVYLVDVRYREAVYRVMGRWLTGVFPVSTGLVVSALARPEWLVEIDATAVLPAESR is encoded by the coding sequence GTGACCCACCACACCCGCATCCGGCCGTTCAACACCAAGGACACCTACCCGGAGCAGAACCTCGACAACGACCTGTGCCAGGCCGTCGTCGCCAACGGTGTCGTCTACATCCGCGGCCAGATCGGCCAGGACCTCGACACCCGCGAGAGCGTCGGCATCGGCGACGTCGAGGCGCAGACCGAGAAGGCGATGGCGAACATCAAGATGCTCGTCGAGGAGGCCGGTGGCTCGCTCGAGGACATCGTGAAGGTGGTCGTCTACCTCGTCGACGTCCGGTACCGCGAGGCCGTCTACCGGGTGATGGGCAGGTGGCTCACGGGCGTCTTCCCGGTCTCCACCGGCCTGGTCGTCTCGGCGCTCGCACGGCCGGAATGGCTGGTCGAGATCGACGCCACCGCCGTGTTGCCGGCGGAGTCCCGATGA
- a CDS encoding DUF1028 domain-containing protein, translating into MTFSLTARDPETGAFGIAVTSSSPAVAARCAHLAAGVGAVASQNVTNPALGMRGLELLADGTSAQEVLDRLVVGERFPEYRQLAVVDGRGAVAAYEGAATLGVHAVAVGEECVAAGNLLADDRIPTAVVAAYAASPAACFEGRLLDGLLGGLAAGGEAGPVRSAGLSVVEDVAWRVTDLRVDDHDAPLQELARLLALWLPQKSDYRVRGLDPTVAPSYGVPGDE; encoded by the coding sequence ATGACCTTCTCGCTGACCGCCCGCGACCCCGAGACCGGCGCGTTCGGCATCGCCGTCACCTCGTCGAGTCCTGCGGTGGCCGCCCGCTGCGCCCACCTCGCCGCGGGCGTCGGGGCGGTGGCCTCGCAGAACGTCACCAACCCGGCGCTAGGCATGCGCGGGCTGGAGCTGCTGGCGGACGGGACCTCCGCGCAGGAGGTGCTCGACCGGCTCGTCGTCGGCGAGCGGTTCCCCGAGTACCGCCAGCTCGCCGTCGTCGACGGCCGCGGAGCGGTCGCCGCCTACGAGGGCGCCGCGACGCTGGGCGTGCACGCCGTCGCGGTCGGCGAGGAGTGCGTCGCGGCCGGCAACCTCCTGGCCGACGATCGCATCCCCACGGCCGTCGTCGCCGCCTACGCCGCCAGCCCCGCGGCCTGCTTCGAGGGCCGGCTGCTCGACGGCCTGCTCGGTGGACTGGCCGCCGGCGGCGAGGCCGGTCCGGTCCGGTCGGCCGGTCTCTCGGTGGTCGAGGACGTCGCCTGGCGGGTCACCGATCTGCGCGTGGACGACCACGACGCACCGCTCCAGGAGCTCGCCAGGCTGCTCGCGCTGTGGCTCCCGCAGAAGTCCGACTACCGCGTCCGCGGCCTCGACCCCACGGTGGCGCCGTCGTACGGCGTTCCCGGGGACGAGTGA